TTGGAGCAGCCAAAGATCAGATTCAACGAAGGGAAGAAACAGATTTATTTTCTCTCCTGAAACTGCCCAACACAGAAAATGACCCAacaaataagaagcaaaaagataACAATCTGCACCACCTAAGCTCACTGCTACTATTACAGTAGTGCAGCCCAAAGATGAAGATTCAAGGGCATTTGGGCCTGCCGCCGTGGGTGGTCATGTCGGTGTAGCACTTGCCGCACATCTCCCGGTTGCCGTAGGTGCCTGGTGGGACGCACTTGCAGCGGTAGCAGCAGGTGTTGCACACTCGCTTGCAGTGGTTGGGCCTCGAGTGCAGCCGGCACCTCCCCTCGCACAGCCCCGGACACGCTGCCGGACATTaacatttatataatatatactaATGCCATCCCTAGTGGAAAACTACCAACTAAATGTAGAACTATTCGCtgaggagaaagagggagagaatgaCAGACCTTTTGCATCAACTGGTGGCAAGACATGTACTGCTGGTGGAGCAGCAGGTGCAGGAGGAGCACGATCTTCACTCGGTGGCTTTGTTTCGGCTTCAACCTACCAACATTAGATTCACCATTTTCATCAGTTGCCTTTATACATTCACAAGTGGCCGTATGAGGAAAAACCCAAAGAGTTGCTATCAGTACATATATTCACCAAAAGAAGCACAAATATATGTCATGGTGGGACATACATGGATGCATATAGAGGATGCATATAGAGCATCCTCTGAGCACCATGAAGGCGTTATTACTGTTtgcaccttttcttttctaacgAGTGTATGAACTTTGAAGAACAGGGATTCGCAAAACAGAGTTACAGGAATACCCATCTTTCCTTGgaaaatgtatatatgtgtgtgtttgtctaCAAGTCATAAAACATTGTTCTTGGTAGATATTGACAATATTGATGCTAACCAAAAAAACAATCTTTCTGGTTATACACAAAAAATTTAAGATTCATCTTAGCAGCAAGAAAACTCCGCATTAAGCAGGGAAACATACGCTTGCTTCGAGTTCATGGACCTTGGCACCGCAAGAAACCTGCATAATACGCCATGACAaaagcatgagagagagagagagagagagagagagagagagagagagagagagagagagagagagagagaggaggacaGAGGGAGACGGAGATCAAAGTATATACCATTGTGATCGAGAGGAGGAAGACACCAACCAAAAAGAACAGCC
Above is a window of Nymphaea colorata isolate Beijing-Zhang1983 chromosome 8, ASM883128v2, whole genome shotgun sequence DNA encoding:
- the LOC116259191 gene encoding gibberellin-regulated protein 11-like — encoded protein: MASRLFFLVGVFLLSITMVSCGAKVHELEASVEAETKPPSEDRAPPAPAAPPAVHVLPPVDAKACPGLCEGRCRLHSRPNHCKRVCNTCCYRCKCVPPGTYGNREMCGKCYTDMTTHGGRPKCP